In Denticeps clupeoides chromosome 1, fDenClu1.1, whole genome shotgun sequence, a single window of DNA contains:
- the LOC114788717 gene encoding uncharacterized protein LOC114788717 has translation MEHHVFFRAKELTDWEKERIRKHFQIKRKSGGGECGDVENVSGDVYKISFLEKAAQQRVLGAKEHAISLHHEEKIHLSVSPCFTSASGLQDGDGHQALRKGMKLDPFLLHYLKDSPQADHQLQYLLSPLGISIQIHPDEEEIIVKSGPMCHNQEAQKVQLDDVLKKLKNQYRVYYELDTDRLEIMQKNLFLFSEDLRLYYVQEGFAVVVGEEVEVNRLLQQVEELVEMQKVHTEQSLLEASLEHCGISEELRIVLIGKTGDGKSSSANTILQRSTFSVRTSPHSETGKCTVERGSIKGRKVAVVDTPGFFDTHCPDEKLKPEIVKCVVECSPGPHAFIIVLKVGRYTKHERETVQQFTKSFGEEAFRYAVVLFTHGDQLSAGQKIEDFVEESEELNELVQKCGGRCHVVDNKCRNSSMQVELLLNTIEEMARRNGGGCYTNEMLQAVERKIQEEQEKIRMEGKKRRLPELEIRQQAKRRVEWMMVRNKFLAGTTGFLVGAFLAFSLLKAVPASPAMSVLAGIGAAGGAFVGADVALDPDASAGEVIIRAAEETFTTGQKILRFRRHRRKTRLFELGSRDRRGRCPRGSALTCRAMEHPVFFTARDLTAGEQEKVKNFFTIRRKSGGGECGLLEKVAERVYKISFRRKEDQEKVLDIKEHEILLFNDEKIHVSVTGDDPTAAQSASSAGDEVSQALKLDSHLLNYLQDSPRAAEHLKQLLSPARTSFQICHEDEVVVVTSQQTRHDRQAWDAHLNDVLQTLKTHYKVYYELDTDRLEIMQQKLFLFSEDLRLYYVQEGFAVVVGEEVEVNRLLQQVEELVEMQKVHTEQSLLEASLEHCGISEELRIVLIGKTGDGKSSSANTILQRSTFSVRTSPHSETGKCTVERGSIKGRKVVVVDTPGFFDTHCPDEKLYPEIVKCVVECSPGPHAFIIVLKVGRYTKHERETVQQFTKSFGEEAFRYAVVLFTHGDQLSAGQKIEDFVEESEELNDLVQKCEGCCHVVDNKDWNLPHDDYRNNLVQVEQLLNNIEEMVRRNGGGCYTNEMLQAVERKIQEDQEKVRMETAGRLSEYEVREEAKQRVEWKLLSYKFLAGATGFLVGGFLGTCAAGRFVMSAAGGLLGVMKSGGGGGLAAFLGIGAAVVGAVAGAVGGAISAADTAVDPDSSAGDVILTAARSTFRKGQDASENVLSIKK, from the exons ATGGAGCATCATGTGTTCTTCAGAGCCAAAGAGCTCACTGActgggagaaggagaggatCAGGAAGCACTTTCAGATAAAAAGGAAGTCCGGTGGTGGGGAGTGCGGGGATGTAGAGAACGTTTCTGGTGACGTCTACAAGATCAGTTTTCTGGAAAAAGCAG CCCAACAACGGGTTCTGGGTGCTAAAGAACATGCCATCTCCCTCCACCACGAGGAGAAGatccatctctctgtctctccatgCTTCACGTCCGCCAGCGGCCTGCAGGACGGTGACGGTCACCAG GCGCTAAGAAAAGGGATGAAACTGGACCCGTTTCTTCTCCACTACCTGAAGGACAGTCCACAAGCAGATCATCAGCTGCAGTACCTGCTATCTCCTCTCGGCATCTCCATCCAGATTCATCCAGATGAAGAGGAAATTATAGTCAAATCAGGTCCGATGTGTCACAACCAGGAAGCACAGAAGGTCCAGCTGGATGATGTGTTGAAAAAGCTGAAGAACCAGTACAGAGTTTATTATGAACTGGATACTGACAGGCTGGAGATCATGCAAAAGAACTTGTTCCTGTTCTCAGAAGACCTGAGGTTGTACTACGTACAGGAGGGCTTTGCAGTGGTGGTGGGAGAAGAAGTTGAGGTGAACCGACTGCTCCAGCAGGTAGAGGAACTAGTAGAGATGCAGAAGGTCCATACAGAACAGAGTTTGTTAGAAGCATCACTGGAGCATTGTGGGATCTCAGAGGAACTGAGGATTGTGCTGATTGGTAAAACTGGAGATGGTAAAAGTAGTTCTGCCAACACGATACTCCAGAGAAGCACGTTCTCGGTGAGGACCTCACCCCACTCTGAAACAGGGAAGTGCACCGTGGAACGTGGATCCATCAAAGGCAGAAAAGTTGCGGTCGTTGATACTCCAGGATTCTTTGACACGCATTGTCCTGATGAGAAACTCAAGCCTGAGATCGTGAAATGCGTAGTGGAATGTTCTCCTGGACCCCACGCCTTCATCATTGTACTCAAGGTAGGGAGATACACCAAACATGAGAGAGAGACCGTGCAGCAATTCACAAAGTCATTTGGAGAAGAGGCCTTCAGATACGCTGTGGTCCTGTTCACCCATGGAGATCAGCTCAGTGCTGGGCAGAAGATTGAGGACTTTGTGGAGGAGAGTGAAGAACTGAATGAGCTGGTGCAGAAATGTGGAGGACGCTGCCACGTCGTAGATAACAAATGTAGGAACAGCAGCATGCAGGTagagctgctgctgaacacCATAGAGGAGATGGCAAGAAGGAACGGAGGAGGCTGCTACACCAACGAGATGCTGCAGGCTGTGGAGAGGAAAAtacaggaggagcaggagaagattaggatggaggggaaaaaaagacgcTTGCCTGAACTGGAAATCAGACAACAAGCTAAGAGAAGAGTTGAATGGATGATGGTGAGAAACAAATTTCTGGCTGGAACCACGGGCTTCCTGGTTGGTGCATTTCTGGCCTTCTCCCTCTTGAAGGCCGTACCAGCCTCACCAGCTATGAGCGTCCTGGCTGGGATTGGGGCCGCGGGCGGGGCGTTCGTGGGAGCCGACGTGGCTTTAGATCCAGATGCAAGCGCTGGTGAAGTAATAATACGAGCTGCTGAAGAGACCTTCACAACTGGTCAGAAAATTCTGAGGTTCAggaga CACAGAAGAAAAACGAGATTATTCGAATTGGGGTCACGTGACAGAAGAGGGCGTTGTCCCCGAGGTTCCGCGTTGACTTGTCGCGCCATGGAGCACCCGGTGTTCTTCACAGCGAGGGACCTCACCGCCGGAGAGCAGGAGAAGGTGAAGAACTTCTTCACCATCAGAAGGAAGTCCGGCGGCGGCGAGTGTGGACTCCTGGAGAAGGTGGCGGAGCGCGTCTACAAGATCTCCTTCCGGAGAAAAGAAG atcagGAGAAAGTTCTGGACATTAAAGAACATGAGATCCTGCTATTCAATGATGAGAAAATCCACGTCTCCGTGACTGGTGATGACCCCACAGCTGCTCAGTCG GCTTCATCTGCTGGTGATGAGGTGTCACAAGCACTGAAGCTGGACTCTCACCTTCTTAACTACCTGCAGGACAGTCCACGGGCTGCAGAACATCTGAAACAGCTGCTCTCTCCTGCCAGAACCTCCTTCCAAATCTGTCATGAAGATGAGGTGGTTGTGGTGACATCACAACAGACGCGGCACGACCGGCAGGCATGGGACGCTCATTTGAATGATGTGCTTCAGACACTGAAGACCCACTACAAAGTGTACTATGAACTGGATACTGACAGGCTGGAGATCATGCAGCAAAAACTGTTCCTGTTCTCAGAAGACCTGAGGTTGTACTACGTACAGGAGGGCTTTGCAGTGGTGGTGGGAGAAGAAGTTGAGGTGAACCGACTGCTCCAGCAGGTAGAGGAACTAGTAGAGATGCAGAAGGTCCATACAGAACAGAGTTTGTTAGAAGCATCACTGGAGCATTGTGGGATCTCAGAGGAACTGAGGATTGTGCTGATTGGTAAAACTGGAGATGGTAAAAGTAGTTCTGCCAACACGATACTCCAGAGAAGCACGTTCTCGGTGAGGACCTCACCCCACTCTGAAACAGGGAAGTGCACCGTGGAACGTGGATCCATCAAAGGCAGAAAAGTTGTGGTCGTTGATACTCCAGGATTCTTTGACACGCATTGTCCTGATGAGAAACTCTATCCTGAGATCGTGAAATGCGTAGTGGAATGTTCTCCTGGACCCCACGCCTTCATCATTGTACTCAAGGTAGGGAGATACACCAAACATGAGAGAGAGACCGTGCAGCAATTCACAAAGTCATTTGGAGAAGAGGCCTTCAGATACGCTGTGGTCCTGTTCACCCATGGAGATCAGCTCAGTGCTGGGCAGAAGATTGAGGACTTTGTGGAGGAGAGTGAAGAACTCAATGATCTGGTGCAGAAATGTGAAGGATGCTGCCACGTTGTAGATAACAAGGACTGGAACCTCCCGCATGATGACTACAGGAACAACTTGGTTCAAGTGGAGCAGCTGCTGAACAACATAGAGGAGATGGTGAGAAGGAACGGAGGAGGCTGCTACACCAACGAGATGCTGCAGGCTGTGGAGAGAAAAATACAGGAGGACCAGGAGAAGGTAAGAATGGAAACAGCAGGAAGGTTGTCTGAGTATGAAGTCAGAGAAGAAGCCAAGCAAAGGGTTGAGTGGAAGTTGCTGAGTTACAAATTCCTCGCCGGAGCAACAGGGTTCCTTGTTGGTGGCTTTCTGGGGACGTGTGCTGCTGGTCGATTTGTCATGAGTGCAGCTGGAGGACTCTTAGGGGTCATGAAaagtggaggtggtggaggactAGCCGCTTTTTTGGGGATAGGTGCTGCAGTGGTTGGTGCTGTGGCTGGGGCTGTGGGTGGAGCGATTTCAGCAGCAGACACAGCAGTAGATCCAGATTCCAGTGCTGGTGATGTAATACTCACAGCAGCCAGAAGTACCTTCAGGAAGGGTCAAGATGCATCTGAAAATGTTCTCTCCATCAAGAAATAA